The Nitrospira sp. KM1 genome includes a window with the following:
- a CDS encoding DUF502 domain-containing protein, with translation MLKASLKRYFLTGLLVITPIWGTVLILKTLFLTVEGILGNLLAEMVPTLYVPGLGIVALVLLVFMTGLFAANFMGKQIVRIWESWLNRVPLVRGIYSTLKSMMDILSFSERGSYHRVVLIQFPKNGHYCLAFVTGMSKGGEGQELAHEPLVHVYVPTSPNPTSGYFLLVPEREVTSVDITVEEAMKLIISGGLYSPMPSLASAIPAEPKWSTVKQPEAGVPIG, from the coding sequence ATGCTGAAAGCCTCCCTGAAACGGTACTTTTTGACAGGTTTGCTCGTCATTACCCCTATTTGGGGGACCGTGCTCATTTTGAAGACGCTCTTCCTCACCGTCGAAGGCATTTTGGGAAATCTGCTCGCTGAGATGGTGCCGACCCTCTATGTGCCGGGGCTGGGCATTGTGGCGCTTGTGTTGCTGGTGTTTATGACGGGATTGTTTGCAGCGAATTTTATGGGCAAACAGATCGTCAGGATATGGGAAAGTTGGCTCAATCGGGTGCCTTTGGTGCGCGGGATTTACTCGACGCTCAAGTCCATGATGGATATTCTCTCATTTTCCGAGCGCGGTTCCTATCATCGCGTGGTGTTGATTCAATTTCCCAAGAACGGCCATTACTGTCTTGCCTTCGTGACAGGAATGTCGAAGGGCGGTGAGGGACAGGAACTTGCTCATGAACCCCTGGTCCATGTCTATGTGCCGACCTCGCCGAATCCAACGTCGGGATACTTTCTTCTTGTCCCCGAGCGTGAGGTGACTTCGGTCGACATCACCGTCGAAGAGGCGATGAAGCTGATCATATCCGGGGGATTGTATTCTCCCATGCCTTCGCTCGCCTCCGCGATTCCCGCAGAACCCAAATGGAGTACGGTCAAACAGCCGGAAGCAGGAGTGCCGATCGGATGA
- the tmk gene encoding dTMP kinase yields MARRIRKPNGFFITLEGPEGSGKSTQADFLAVALKKAGFQVIQTREPGGTKVAEAVRHILLNPSKGESITAETEALLILAARSQHVAHLIQPALDRGAIVLCDRYFDSTLAYQGFGRGLDLNWLTAANNGATGGLIPDLTLLLDLPVSVGLARRRHARGTTNRLDRETERFHRSVRRGFLSLAKQDPRRIRIIRARRSIPAVRAEIETIVLNWITTRRGHRS; encoded by the coding sequence ATGGCTCGACGGATCCGCAAACCAAACGGGTTCTTCATTACGCTCGAAGGTCCGGAGGGCAGTGGAAAAAGTACCCAAGCCGACTTCCTCGCAGTGGCGCTCAAGAAAGCCGGGTTTCAGGTCATCCAAACCAGAGAGCCCGGCGGCACCAAAGTGGCCGAAGCCGTTCGCCATATCCTACTCAACCCGTCCAAAGGCGAATCGATCACTGCAGAAACAGAAGCGCTCCTCATTTTGGCCGCCCGGAGCCAGCATGTGGCACATCTGATCCAGCCAGCGCTCGATCGCGGCGCGATCGTGCTATGCGACCGTTACTTCGATTCAACGTTGGCCTATCAAGGCTTCGGACGCGGGCTGGACCTCAACTGGCTGACGGCAGCCAACAACGGAGCCACGGGGGGATTGATTCCCGACCTGACATTGTTGCTCGATCTACCTGTATCCGTCGGTTTGGCCAGGCGTCGCCACGCCCGTGGAACAACGAACCGTCTCGACCGTGAAACGGAGCGGTTTCATCGTTCGGTGCGCCGAGGATTTTTGTCGCTGGCCAAACAGGATCCTCGGCGAATACGTATCATACGAGCCAGGCGATCGATCCCAGCCGTTCGAGCGGAGATTGAGACGATTGTGCTAAATTGGATAACCACTCGACGGGGTCACAGGAGTTAA
- the holB gene encoding DNA polymerase III subunit delta' codes for MPLQDVIGHAAVIASIQRAEASNRLAHAYLFHGEASIGKRLTAVRLTQAFHCEQRQDGAVIDACGVCRSCRHVEASTHPDFLVIEPDSEQAVPQIKIEQIREIEQQIMYRPLIAERKICLIDQADRMTIGAANALLKTLEEPPDHSLFFLISSRPAALPVTIRSRCQALRFTTPPRTQVEAALILKREIPPSDTRLLAIISEGRLGDALVADPAEIRARQREVMELIRPQTLGSVTAILAQAESSAKSDRVPELLSWLTRWIRDVIILQVGGDRDHILFAEDLETLEMYSKHADTDALLDILCDIEQTDRQATRHLNLQMALEQVLLRLRDACTAQPVSQRS; via the coding sequence GTGCCGTTGCAAGACGTCATCGGACATGCCGCCGTCATTGCCTCGATCCAACGTGCGGAGGCAAGCAATCGTCTGGCTCATGCCTATCTCTTTCATGGCGAAGCCTCGATCGGGAAACGGTTGACCGCCGTCCGCTTGACTCAAGCGTTTCATTGCGAGCAGCGGCAGGACGGGGCAGTGATCGACGCCTGCGGTGTGTGTCGATCCTGCCGACACGTGGAAGCATCGACGCATCCGGATTTCCTCGTAATCGAGCCGGACAGCGAGCAGGCAGTGCCCCAAATCAAAATCGAACAGATCCGCGAGATCGAACAACAGATCATGTACCGACCGTTGATCGCGGAGCGGAAAATCTGCCTCATCGACCAGGCAGACCGCATGACGATCGGTGCGGCCAATGCGCTCTTGAAGACCCTTGAAGAGCCGCCGGATCACAGCCTGTTCTTTCTCATATCGAGCCGCCCGGCTGCGCTCCCTGTCACTATCCGTTCCCGATGCCAGGCTTTGCGGTTTACCACGCCGCCTCGGACTCAGGTCGAGGCGGCCTTGATTCTCAAACGGGAAATACCGCCGTCAGACACGCGGCTTCTGGCCATTATCAGCGAAGGTCGTCTGGGAGACGCCCTGGTTGCTGATCCGGCTGAGATTCGTGCGCGTCAGCGTGAGGTGATGGAGTTGATCCGCCCTCAGACGCTTGGATCGGTGACCGCCATTCTAGCTCAGGCGGAGTCCTCGGCCAAAAGTGATCGTGTGCCGGAACTCTTATCATGGCTCACGAGGTGGATCAGGGACGTCATCATCCTCCAAGTCGGTGGTGATCGGGACCACATTCTATTCGCCGAGGATCTCGAGACATTGGAGATGTATTCCAAGCATGCCGACACCGATGCGTTGCTCGACATCCTCTGCGATATCGAGCAGACGGACAGACAAGCGACCAGACATCTGAATCTTCAAATGGCGTTGGAACAGGTGCTGCTGCGTCTCCGCGATGCGTGCACTGCTCAGCCAGTATCCCAGCGCTCCTAG
- the metG gene encoding methionine--tRNA ligase yields MTNSQPFYITTPIYYVNDVPHIGHAYTTIAADVLARYWRLRGRDVFFLTGLDEHGQKVQQAAAKAGVAPQTYCDNLAPKFTELWKRLDIRPDAFIRTTDREHGRIVQRYLQELFDTGLIYKDSYTGWYCTFDERFWTEKDVTDGLCPDCKRPVEQLSESNYFFRMGQYQDRLIDHIKIHPRFIRPESRRNEVLGFLQSQKLGDLSISRPKARLSWGIELPFDKDYVTYVWFDALVNYISALEYKPPSPSVDTFWPANVHLVGKDILTTHAVYWSTMLMALHRPLPETIFAHGWWTVNGEKMSKSRGNVVDPNKMLEVYGVDAFRYFLLREVPFGQDGDFSEQAMARRINSDLANGIGNLLSRTLTMIERSCSGTIPDMPRDYLDGEDARRKFPLLVQAKESLKTLGNHLDEMFDGFEFSSFLLLVTSRVSDVDTFIDKYEPWKLAKDPSRREELDTVLYSAAECLRILSLYILPVMPATAHGIAEQLGLHINWDSPFLKESVKWGELKSGTKIRKGNALFPRVLVTESGEYDLASGKAELSKLQGAKPVSDSPIPSRPTVAPSAAASPASAPPTGPPAAPLQITIDEFMKVQLKTARVLSAERVPKSEKLLKLQVSLGSEQRQIVAGIGKKYEPESLIGKTIVIVANLKPAKLMGLESQGMVLAAGDSDVRGLVTFVEEVDPGTKVK; encoded by the coding sequence ATGACCAATTCTCAGCCGTTCTACATCACGACCCCGATCTATTATGTGAACGATGTTCCCCACATCGGGCATGCCTATACGACCATCGCCGCAGATGTTCTGGCGCGTTATTGGCGATTGCGCGGGCGCGACGTATTTTTTCTGACCGGCCTTGACGAGCATGGCCAAAAGGTCCAGCAGGCTGCGGCCAAAGCCGGGGTGGCACCTCAGACCTACTGCGACAATCTGGCGCCGAAATTTACGGAGTTGTGGAAACGTCTGGATATCCGTCCGGATGCTTTCATCAGAACCACCGATCGCGAGCACGGACGCATCGTCCAACGGTACCTACAGGAACTCTTTGACACGGGTTTGATCTATAAAGATTCCTACACCGGATGGTACTGCACGTTCGATGAGCGATTCTGGACGGAGAAAGATGTCACGGACGGACTGTGTCCTGACTGCAAACGGCCGGTCGAACAACTCAGCGAATCCAATTATTTCTTTCGAATGGGCCAATATCAAGATCGATTGATCGACCATATCAAGATCCACCCCCGCTTTATCCGCCCGGAATCACGCCGGAATGAAGTACTGGGATTTCTCCAATCGCAAAAGCTCGGAGACCTTTCAATTTCGCGTCCGAAAGCGCGCCTCTCGTGGGGGATCGAACTGCCGTTCGACAAGGACTACGTCACCTATGTCTGGTTCGACGCGCTCGTCAATTACATCTCGGCTCTCGAATACAAACCGCCTTCACCATCAGTGGACACATTCTGGCCGGCCAATGTCCATTTGGTTGGCAAAGACATTCTCACGACTCATGCCGTCTACTGGTCCACGATGCTGATGGCGCTTCATCGGCCACTGCCGGAAACCATTTTTGCTCACGGATGGTGGACGGTGAACGGGGAAAAGATGTCGAAGAGCCGCGGGAATGTCGTCGATCCCAATAAAATGCTGGAAGTCTATGGAGTCGATGCTTTCCGGTATTTCCTGCTGCGAGAAGTTCCATTCGGCCAAGACGGAGACTTTTCGGAACAGGCAATGGCAAGGCGAATCAACAGCGACCTGGCAAATGGGATCGGCAATCTCTTGAGCCGAACATTGACGATGATCGAGCGGAGTTGCTCGGGAACGATTCCGGATATGCCGAGAGATTACCTCGACGGCGAAGATGCGCGGAGGAAATTCCCGCTACTCGTCCAGGCAAAGGAATCGCTCAAAACGCTGGGCAATCACCTGGACGAAATGTTCGATGGGTTCGAGTTCAGTAGTTTTCTTCTCCTTGTCACGAGCCGAGTTTCAGACGTCGATACGTTCATCGACAAATACGAACCGTGGAAGCTGGCGAAGGACCCGAGCAGACGAGAGGAACTCGATACCGTCCTGTATAGTGCCGCGGAGTGCTTGCGCATTTTAAGCCTTTATATTCTTCCAGTGATGCCTGCCACGGCGCACGGTATTGCAGAACAGTTGGGTCTTCATATCAATTGGGACTCTCCATTCTTGAAAGAGTCCGTCAAATGGGGTGAGTTGAAAAGTGGGACGAAGATTCGAAAAGGAAATGCCTTATTTCCCAGGGTTCTTGTGACTGAGTCGGGAGAGTATGATCTTGCAAGTGGAAAAGCCGAACTGTCGAAACTTCAAGGAGCCAAACCCGTGAGCGATTCTCCAATTCCGTCTCGACCAACCGTCGCCCCCTCGGCTGCCGCATCTCCGGCCTCTGCGCCACCTACAGGACCGCCTGCTGCGCCCCTCCAAATCACGATCGACGAGTTCATGAAGGTCCAACTCAAGACGGCTAGGGTACTATCGGCTGAGCGAGTGCCCAAATCGGAAAAGCTTTTGAAACTCCAGGTATCACTGGGTTCCGAGCAGCGGCAAATCGTTGCAGGCATTGGGAAGAAGTACGAACCCGAAAGCCTGATCGGCAAGACGATCGTTATTGTTGCGAACCTCAAACCGGCAAAACTCATGGGTCTTGAATCCCAAGGCATGGTCCTCGCCGCAGGCGACAGTGATGTACGAGGGCTGGTCACGTTTGTGGAAGAAGTCGATCCCGGGACCAAAGTCAAATGA
- a CDS encoding cation diffusion facilitator family transporter has protein sequence MSSPTAYQHLRSRLHLALGLNAVIISAEFAGGWMLNSIGLMSDAGHNLIDQGSLFLALYAHLLTARPATETRTFGYHRAGIIAAFANSSVLLFTALGIAVVGIQRLMHPVPVDGGWVMAIAGVSFIANLGIASLLQHGAKDDLNIRSAFWHMIGDAWVSLGVIVSGAGIMMTGLVELDPLVSLLVVGAIFFGAWPIFRESLDVLLESAPSAVKASQVAAAIESIPGVDNVHDLHIWAIEPRLIMLTCHVLVRGDDEALTNSLLAAIRSRITGDFGIKHMTIQLETHCTHPDVRHCNLNVLTEHHHDHESLHVHH, from the coding sequence GTGAGTTCACCAACAGCCTATCAGCATCTCCGGTCCCGCCTGCATCTCGCTTTGGGATTGAACGCTGTCATCATCTCTGCTGAGTTTGCCGGCGGATGGATGCTCAATAGCATCGGTCTGATGAGCGATGCCGGTCACAATCTGATCGATCAGGGATCGTTGTTTCTCGCACTCTACGCGCACCTCCTCACAGCAAGGCCGGCTACGGAGACCCGCACATTCGGATACCACCGCGCCGGCATCATTGCAGCGTTTGCAAACTCCTCGGTCCTCTTGTTCACGGCGCTTGGCATTGCGGTGGTGGGCATTCAACGGCTCATGCACCCGGTGCCGGTAGACGGCGGATGGGTCATGGCCATTGCCGGCGTGAGCTTTATTGCCAATTTGGGTATCGCGTCTCTTCTCCAACACGGGGCGAAAGACGATCTCAACATTCGAAGTGCGTTCTGGCACATGATCGGCGATGCCTGGGTATCGCTCGGCGTGATCGTCAGCGGAGCCGGCATTATGATGACCGGCCTCGTCGAACTCGATCCCTTGGTCAGTCTTCTCGTCGTAGGAGCCATTTTTTTCGGGGCCTGGCCGATCTTTAGGGAGTCTCTCGACGTGTTGCTCGAGTCGGCCCCTTCTGCCGTAAAAGCGTCGCAAGTCGCCGCCGCCATCGAGTCGATCCCAGGGGTGGACAATGTGCACGATCTGCACATCTGGGCGATCGAACCACGGCTCATCATGCTAACCTGTCACGTGTTGGTTCGTGGGGACGACGAAGCCTTGACCAACTCACTGTTGGCGGCCATTCGATCGCGCATTACCGGAGATTTTGGCATCAAGCATATGACGATCCAGCTGGAAACCCATTGCACCCATCCGGATGTGAGGCATTGCAACCTGAACGTCCTCACTGAGCACCATCATGATCATGAGTCTCTTCACGTTCATCACTAG
- a CDS encoding GTP-binding protein produces MTQPPVPFYMLCGSLGAGKTTLLMRLLEFWKGRGRRVGVLMNEAGEVSIDGPRAGAIADQVMNLAGGCVCCDTKEDLSWGIAQLVRDAGSDLLILECSGLADPAEVIDAVTDLYTARLAALERVIALLHPIAREQSHSAQYVTTQAIRCADELILNKRDLYVPGYWEKFKTSILEQNPHARVWETTHARIDADALLEPQTTRPAPSTNVVFGAAPAGGRLRADYHPIAVTIRLTGPLNRLRLLAWANTLPPGLERAKGFFRFVDEPGLQEFQYALPGPATIAPVMLLDEPDHAIVLIGRGYDADRYGAELLACVEGATPGTG; encoded by the coding sequence GTGACGCAACCCCCTGTCCCTTTCTACATGCTGTGCGGATCACTCGGTGCCGGCAAGACCACATTATTGATGCGGCTGCTCGAATTTTGGAAAGGCCGGGGCCGGCGTGTCGGCGTGTTGATGAACGAGGCCGGCGAGGTCAGCATCGACGGACCGCGTGCGGGAGCCATCGCGGACCAGGTCATGAACCTGGCAGGAGGTTGTGTCTGCTGTGATACGAAAGAGGACCTGTCATGGGGGATTGCGCAACTTGTTCGCGATGCCGGCTCCGATCTCCTGATATTGGAATGTTCTGGGTTGGCCGATCCGGCTGAGGTCATCGACGCAGTTACCGATCTCTATACCGCAAGACTGGCCGCACTGGAGCGGGTGATCGCACTCCTCCATCCCATCGCCCGGGAGCAGAGTCATTCCGCCCAATACGTCACCACGCAGGCAATCCGTTGCGCGGACGAGTTGATCCTGAACAAACGCGACTTATACGTGCCGGGGTATTGGGAGAAATTTAAGACGTCGATCCTGGAGCAGAATCCCCATGCCCGGGTCTGGGAAACCACCCACGCAAGAATTGACGCCGACGCCCTGCTGGAGCCGCAAACGACCCGCCCTGCGCCCTCGACGAACGTCGTGTTTGGTGCGGCGCCGGCAGGCGGCCGCCTGCGCGCGGATTACCATCCGATCGCCGTGACGATCCGACTCACCGGACCGCTGAACCGCCTGCGGCTTCTTGCGTGGGCCAACACCTTGCCGCCGGGACTTGAACGGGCAAAGGGATTTTTCAGGTTCGTCGACGAACCGGGGCTGCAGGAGTTTCAGTACGCACTGCCCGGTCCAGCGACCATTGCTCCGGTCATGCTACTCGATGAGCCTGATCATGCCATTGTACTGATCGGAAGAGGGTACGACGCCGATCGTTACGGAGCCGAACTCTTGGCCTGCGTGGAAGGCGCAACGCCGGGAACCGGCTGA
- a CDS encoding phosphatase PAP2 family protein, translated as MSWDESLFRAVNGLAGRSGVLDWLALTLSSPDLLWAPGILLGLYWLWLAPREAFIAGPVLGGLIGLVDFIGAQVKHLVARPRPCMSIADFHQIEACGKTFGFPSNHAVNTAAAAAFLQVLYPGSGWIAWPLVVAIGLARVFIGAHYVTDILGGWFLGALFGGTAAWLLLQWPRFRQPVPGVAPSTQAKSSAP; from the coding sequence GTGAGTTGGGATGAATCACTTTTCCGCGCCGTCAACGGCCTCGCCGGGCGGTCGGGCGTGCTGGATTGGCTGGCGCTCACGCTGTCGTCTCCCGATCTGCTCTGGGCACCCGGCATTCTGCTCGGACTCTACTGGTTATGGCTGGCGCCCCGCGAAGCGTTCATCGCCGGGCCGGTGCTGGGCGGGTTGATCGGTCTCGTCGATTTTATCGGCGCACAGGTCAAACATCTTGTCGCCCGCCCGCGTCCGTGCATGTCCATCGCCGATTTTCATCAGATCGAGGCATGCGGCAAGACCTTTGGGTTCCCGTCCAACCATGCGGTCAACACGGCCGCGGCGGCTGCGTTTCTCCAGGTCCTCTACCCCGGTTCGGGATGGATCGCTTGGCCGCTGGTCGTGGCAATCGGTTTGGCCAGAGTATTCATCGGCGCGCATTATGTGACGGATATTTTGGGAGGCTGGTTCCTCGGGGCGCTGTTTGGCGGCACCGCCGCCTGGCTGTTATTGCAGTGGCCCAGATTCCGTCAGCCGGTTCCCGGCGTTGCGCCTTCCACGCAGGCCAAGAGTTCGGCTCCGTAA
- a CDS encoding energy transducer TonB produces MSRFRRRLVIYIGLTVLLVPAPAFAVVGDDATHESDHQEDVLELPEVHVHGVPLNKNQQLGPVAKNTPWPAVPPSLEGTALDDWMKARVLVTKDAKVTVVVLEPCKHRELTVSGVAALKRWTFDPQMKGDDPVDGELTVRIHFHTR; encoded by the coding sequence GTGAGTCGCTTTCGCCGCCGGCTGGTCATATACATTGGCCTAACGGTGCTGCTCGTCCCGGCCCCCGCATTCGCGGTGGTCGGTGACGACGCGACGCACGAGTCCGATCACCAAGAGGATGTGTTGGAACTTCCGGAAGTTCATGTCCACGGGGTTCCGCTGAACAAGAATCAACAGCTCGGGCCTGTTGCCAAAAATACTCCCTGGCCCGCGGTTCCCCCGTCGCTCGAAGGGACGGCGCTCGACGATTGGATGAAAGCACGTGTGCTGGTCACCAAAGATGCCAAGGTGACGGTGGTCGTTCTTGAGCCCTGCAAGCACCGTGAACTCACCGTGTCGGGCGTGGCTGCTCTCAAGCGATGGACGTTCGATCCGCAAATGAAAGGAGACGATCCGGTCGATGGGGAACTGACGGTGCGTATCCATTTCCACACCCGGTAA
- a CDS encoding TonB-dependent receptor, which produces MERGNRAFIFHVWSVVLFVALQTGWCPELHAAETGSANSITGVVQNQDLRRVAQAVVELKDQDGVVVETAVTDESGEFSIPVPATGTYSISAVQDAYRSEYLVLVLGTDPPKPVLLTLSKTNEIALEVVSALPPIQYKASSETYQVTRKDIEALPRGNNNDAYEVLLTVPSVAYGALKQTHIRQDHANQQYRIDGIPIPDSVSGSFADIVPPRAWERADIILGGMEAQYGNKTALVVDITSKSGTKPGFGSVQMFGGSNQTVNPSFEYGGTVGEKVRFYILNSYVTTSRGIEPPTLGQTNEHNQSEKNNTYLRGDYQYDNHNNFSWIFLNSVAKYQIPTIPNLEANPDVLALLPAGFAPSASQSVDQYQKENNQYTQLVWRHDLNASSFFSVGAYFRRGLADFHTDALNALAYSDDVGGAQTANQKRSAYTGGIRLDHTWIPNHQHVVKSGMQIDYSRANNTAQVFAFDTGGGAPAGPVVTREASNQNIQTRQEFWLQDQWSLNEHWTFNVGVRGDAIQGFYNEGQVSPRIGATYKLNQSNAFHAYYGRLFTPPNVEQIAFLGLNVQDTTAQPENPTGFRPRAERSHYFEVGSYHAIGKHATLELTGYYKLAHYLSDAGQFGSTPMLNFFAFERGWQRGIDGALKVQLTDNLYGRGNVAWGQCKGYGLQSGQYLLEQAEIDDINSKGGVFCDHSQFMTSSAVLSYRLWDRTNISGQMLYGSGLRTAEEGAKTNSSHEDSYTVYNASITHTIPLPWYGQKMLLGFDLINMFDQKYFYNRGEGSIGLGIAHAGMPRSYFFRAQWFF; this is translated from the coding sequence ATGGAGCGTGGCAATCGTGCGTTCATATTCCATGTATGGTCAGTCGTCTTGTTCGTCGCCCTACAGACGGGATGGTGCCCGGAGTTGCATGCCGCGGAGACAGGATCAGCCAATAGCATCACGGGAGTAGTGCAAAATCAGGATCTGAGGCGAGTTGCTCAAGCCGTTGTCGAACTGAAGGATCAGGACGGCGTGGTCGTTGAGACTGCGGTCACGGATGAGAGCGGGGAATTTTCCATACCGGTGCCGGCGACCGGAACCTATTCGATCAGCGCGGTTCAGGACGCCTATCGAAGCGAGTATCTGGTTCTGGTCCTGGGGACCGATCCGCCGAAACCGGTTCTGCTCACGCTCTCCAAGACCAATGAGATCGCATTGGAGGTAGTCTCCGCCTTGCCGCCGATTCAATACAAGGCCTCGAGCGAAACTTATCAGGTCACGAGAAAAGACATCGAGGCGTTACCGAGGGGGAACAACAACGATGCCTATGAGGTCCTGCTTACGGTTCCCAGCGTAGCCTACGGAGCACTCAAGCAGACCCACATCCGTCAGGATCATGCCAATCAGCAATATCGGATCGATGGGATTCCGATTCCGGATTCGGTGTCTGGTTCGTTTGCCGATATCGTGCCCCCTCGGGCATGGGAACGCGCGGACATTATTCTCGGCGGGATGGAGGCGCAGTACGGCAATAAGACGGCATTGGTCGTGGACATCACCAGCAAGAGCGGCACGAAACCGGGATTTGGCTCGGTTCAGATGTTCGGCGGCTCCAATCAGACCGTGAATCCCTCCTTTGAATACGGCGGGACGGTGGGTGAGAAGGTCAGATTCTATATTCTCAACAGTTACGTGACCACGAGCCGTGGAATCGAGCCGCCGACGTTGGGCCAGACGAACGAGCACAATCAAAGCGAGAAGAACAACACCTATTTACGAGGTGATTACCAGTATGACAATCACAACAACTTCAGCTGGATCTTTCTGAACTCGGTTGCGAAATATCAGATTCCAACCATCCCGAACCTCGAGGCGAATCCCGATGTGCTCGCGCTCCTCCCGGCCGGCTTTGCGCCCAGTGCTTCCCAATCGGTCGATCAGTATCAAAAGGAAAACAATCAGTATACTCAATTGGTCTGGCGACACGATCTCAACGCATCCAGTTTTTTTAGCGTGGGAGCGTATTTTCGGCGCGGCCTTGCCGACTTTCACACGGATGCGTTAAACGCGCTGGCCTATTCGGATGACGTGGGCGGGGCGCAAACGGCCAATCAGAAACGGAGCGCCTATACCGGAGGGATACGTCTCGATCATACGTGGATTCCCAATCATCAGCATGTGGTGAAATCGGGGATGCAGATTGACTACAGCAGAGCGAACAATACAGCCCAGGTGTTTGCCTTCGATACCGGAGGGGGCGCACCGGCCGGCCCGGTCGTCACTAGGGAAGCCTCCAATCAGAACATCCAGACGCGGCAGGAATTTTGGCTTCAGGATCAGTGGAGCTTGAACGAGCACTGGACCTTCAACGTGGGCGTACGCGGCGATGCCATTCAAGGTTTTTACAACGAAGGTCAGGTCAGTCCGCGTATAGGAGCAACCTACAAACTCAATCAATCGAATGCCTTTCATGCCTACTATGGCAGACTGTTTACTCCTCCCAACGTCGAGCAGATCGCCTTTCTCGGCTTGAACGTACAGGACACCACGGCGCAACCTGAAAATCCAACCGGCTTCAGGCCAAGGGCCGAGCGCTCGCATTACTTCGAAGTCGGCAGCTACCATGCCATCGGAAAGCATGCGACGCTCGAGCTGACCGGCTATTACAAGCTGGCCCACTATCTGTCGGATGCCGGACAATTCGGCTCGACTCCGATGCTCAATTTCTTCGCCTTTGAGCGAGGCTGGCAGCGCGGCATCGATGGAGCGCTGAAAGTGCAATTGACCGACAATCTATACGGTCGTGGAAATGTCGCGTGGGGCCAATGCAAGGGGTACGGGTTGCAATCCGGGCAGTATCTGCTCGAACAGGCCGAGATCGACGATATCAATTCCAAGGGTGGAGTCTTCTGTGATCACTCCCAGTTCATGACGAGTTCGGCGGTTCTCTCCTATCGTCTGTGGGACCGGACCAACATCAGCGGACAGATGCTGTATGGATCGGGTCTGCGCACGGCGGAAGAAGGCGCGAAGACGAATTCCTCCCATGAGGATTCCTATACCGTATACAATGCCTCGATTACCCACACGATTCCGTTACCGTGGTATGGGCAGAAGATGCTGTTGGGATTCGATCTCATCAACATGTTCGATCAGAAGTATTTCTATAATCGGGGAGAAGGCAGCATCGGTCTGGGCATCGCCCATGCCGGTATGCCGAGGTCGTATTTCTTCCGGGCCCAATGGTTCTTTTGA